The Thermococcus peptonophilus genomic sequence AGTTAATACGCTCTCTTTTGGTTTTTCCTCAGGCTTCATGCTCATGCATAGTCTCTGGCATTAATAACCTTTTCTATTCATAATTTGCATACTATTAGCAATAGTTTCCAAAATCTGGAAAGAGCTTAAACTCTCTACACCAGGACTCCAGAATTCGTCGAGGATATAGCCCGCCGGTAACTCCCGCCCTCATCGAAGGCGTACGCCACCCTTGGGCGGGCTAACCCTGGCGGGCCAATAACTGTGCCCGGCCTGGGTTTCCCTTGGTCATCGCGCTCCGGGACGCGGAAGGCCCTCCCGCGGGGACCTCGCTGAGGCCGGGCTGTTGCCCCCGCATCGCCCCCCGGTTCATTCTCCCCGGGGTCCTCGCGCAGGGGCAATTTACTATTCACTGTCAGGTTTATAAATTGATGGTCTGCAATTACCCTTCTCAAATCGGCCGTTCTTTGTCATATCGCCGAAAACTTATTTAAGGAACTTCTCAAATCTTCAGCCGGTGATGAGAATGGATGACAAAGCTGGAGGCTACAAGATCATCCATGACGGCATTCACGGGAGCATGAAGGTCTCCGGAGTCATCCTCGACCTTATAAAAACGCCTGAATTCCAGAGGCTGAGACAGATAAAGCAGCTTGGGCTTGCGTACCTCGTTTACCCAGGTGCCAACCACTCGCGCTTTGAACACTCACTTGGGGCCTGGCACCTGGCCAAACGCCTTTCTGAGGAAGTTGGCCTCCCGAAAGAGGAGTCCGAAATACTTCAGGTGGGTGCGCTCCTCCACGACATCGGCCACGGGCCGCTCAGCCACACCTTTGAGGGCATCTACAAGCACTACGTGAAGGAGCGCGATCACATGCGCCTGGGCCAGGACATAATCCTCGGCAACATCAACATAACGGGGGATGAGGATGGTGGAAGAATACCCGAAATACTTGAGAAATACGGCATAGACCCAAAGGCCGTTTCTGGTATAATCCTTGGAAAGGCTGAGAAGCCCTACCTCGGCCAGATGCTCCACGGGGGCGTTGACGTTGACCAGCTCGACTACTTAGTGAGGGATGCTCACTACACCGGCGTCGCTCACGGTATAATAGACCTGGAGAGGCTCCTTAAGGTTATGAAAATCCACGATGGCCAGCTCGTTGTTGATGAGAAGGGCGTTGAGGCCGTTGAGGGGATGATGGTCGCCAGGGCGCTCATGTACTCGAGGGTGTACTTCCACCACACTGTTAAGATAGCCGAAGGAATGCTGACGAGGGCCCTTGAGTTCGCCCTCGACGAGGGGCACCTGTGGGACTTCTGGAGGATGACAGACTGCAGGGTCCTGGTAGAACTTGAAGACCTTGAGGGCCTTCCTGCGGAGCTTACAAAGAGAGTCTTACACAGAAAACTCTACAAGGCAGCCGTTTTGATAACTGCAGAGGA encodes the following:
- a CDS encoding HD domain-containing protein yields the protein MDDKAGGYKIIHDGIHGSMKVSGVILDLIKTPEFQRLRQIKQLGLAYLVYPGANHSRFEHSLGAWHLAKRLSEEVGLPKEESEILQVGALLHDIGHGPLSHTFEGIYKHYVKERDHMRLGQDIILGNINITGDEDGGRIPEILEKYGIDPKAVSGIILGKAEKPYLGQMLHGGVDVDQLDYLVRDAHYTGVAHGIIDLERLLKVMKIHDGQLVVDEKGVEAVEGMMVARALMYSRVYFHHTVKIAEGMLTRALEFALDEGHLWDFWRMTDCRVLVELEDLEGLPAELTKRVLHRKLYKAAVLITAEELSTEEKRELLNAYRNVKKRQEIERNLADAVGASEGEVILEFSIADLMLSEPRLKETGINVLLDNGEIQPLTKVTPLANALKRRQTPRWAVMIASPEKYVDRLREVWRRVIFS